Within Piliocolobus tephrosceles isolate RC106 unplaced genomic scaffold, ASM277652v3 unscaffolded_40941, whole genome shotgun sequence, the genomic segment ACATCCACGTTGTTGCCCAGGTCTACCCAGGCCAGTGCAGGGAACTTGGTGGTGTCCTTGATGGCGTCGGTGAGCTTGCGGGCAGCAGCCCGCGTCAGCCGGTTGCCGTTGAGCAGGAGCTGGGTGAGGCGGGGCAGCGCCCACTGGCTGGGCAGCagcaggtgcagcagctcatcaCTCAGCCCTGTGAAGCTCAGGTCCAGCACCGCCAGCACAGCACCGTGGCTGCTCACGTAGTGTGTGATGTGCTGCACGTCCCGTACCGACAGCGGGATGCCTGAGAGATCCACAGTTTCCTCTGCCAGTGGAGTCTTCTGGAGGCTGCTCTTGAGGCTATGGGAGGGTGGCAGGCAGGGATGGACTAGGCAACCAGGCAGTGCCCCCAGTGACCACAGACAGTTACCTGTCAGGAAAAGCCCAGGCCTGTGGTCTGGCAAAGCCAGGTTCAAActgtcactttctttctttcttttcttttctttctttttttttttttttgagacagttttactcttgttgcccaggctgaagcgcaatggtgcgatctcggttcactgcaacctctgcctcctgggttgaaacaagtctcttgcctcagcctcctgagtagctgggattacaggcatgcaccaccatgcctggctaattttgtatttttagtagagacggggtttctccatgtttgtcaggctggtctcgaactcctgacctcaggtgatccgaccgcctcagcctcccaaagtggtgggattacaggcgtgagacaccaagCCTGGCCCAAACTGTCACTTTCTAAGTGGGTGGCCATGGGCAATGCTCAGAGCCTCTGTTTCCCCTTTAGTGAAAATGGGACgtggttgttgtgagaattaaatacacacacagtaAAGCTCTATCTTCATGAACTATTATTTGAAATCTCACTGTGTGTCCAGCATCTCCACACTTGTTACATTGACATCTCACTTATTTTTCAGATAGGTGAAGTAACTCTTCCATGGCCACACACCACTAGGTGGGGAACCAGGTCCCCAAACTGAGATGCTCTGACTCTTGAGCCCACATGTTTTTTTCCCTGTGCCACTTCTGAGGTCAATTCTTTTAGGGTAGGGAGAAATTCTTCTACAAAGGGATGGCTATTAGGCTGTACAGGGCACCAGGGCTAGAGAGGGATAGGCCCAGGGTAGTGGGAGGGGAGGTCCTGGGTGTGCAGGCTGGGGACCTGCCCTGGGGGAGGGCTCCCTGTGTTTTCTCAGAAGGGAAGTTCAGGGACTGAGAAGGaccgcccccccgcccccactaACCTTCTAGGTCTCTCCCCAGTTATCTGAACAGAGCCAACTAGGTGGACAGGCCTTTTGGGGGACTGACAGCAGTAAGCACACCCTCAGGACCCCCACCTGCCATGGTAGGGAACAACCTTGTGTGGTCCAAGCTCAGCGTGGCCTGTTAGGCCCAAGGTGGGAGGGCAGACAGGGGAGGTGAAGGGCAGACAGGGGAGGCCTGCTAAGGTAAGCTCCCGGCAGCAGTTCAGGCCCTTGGGCCTGGGTGCCTGTGGCCAGCTCTGGGCTGAGCCTGTGTGTGAAGCTCCATGGATGAAGTCACTCCAGGGTGGAGTGTCTAAGAGGGACCCATGGCAGAGGGAGGTATTGGGCAGCCACGGAGGCCTCAGCTTTAGGCAGCCTGACAGTGGCAAAGAATTCCCAACAAGGTACAGGAAAATCAGGGTAGAGTGTGGCCTTAGGCATGccacttctctgaacctcagtttccttccctCTAAAATGAGAATCACTATCCAGAATCTGCCTCCCCCACAACCTGTTGGGAAGTCTTGGCTGAAGATGCCTTCTGAGGTCACCTCAGCTGTTGGGTGGAGGGCTGGGGTGTCCAGGTCTTGTAAGAGGCCAGGGATTGAGGGACGTGTGAATGGCAGGAGGCAGGACCATCCCATGGGAAATGGCAAATGAGTCACTCAGAGGGTGCAGCTTGGCTTGGGAAGCATCTGCTGCCACAGGTCAGGCTGACTTCCAGGGTAGGGCCCTCATGCGGACCAGGTGAGGGCCTCACCAGGTGGGATTTCAGCACCAGCCTCTTGGTGAGAGTGCAGCCTGAGAAGGGACCTTAGAGCAGCAGTGATGGGGGCAGTGGCTGGGCTCCCCTTACCAGCTCTGGGTCTTCCTCTGGCGGAGGCTGGACACTTGCTGCTGCTTCGAGTGAGGGGTGAGGTGGTAGATGAGCTGTCGGCAGATCTTCTCCGAGGACTTCCAGAGCTCGTAGTCCCATGGGAGGGCAGTGTCACCATGGTGAACCGGAGCCCCTCCTGTCCACCTCAGGGCCTTGGGGAGAGGGGCCTGGGCAGCCAAGTGTGTGTGTCAGTACAGCCGTGCACCACGCATCACCAAGCTGCCCACCAgggcctcccccccccccccccccacccccccgtaGCCTGGCACAGAGCCAGGGGAGGCTGCCCTCTGGGAGCTGGACAGGCTGGTCCAGTCCCGCAGTGCCTGGCGGGAGGAAGCCCAGACAATGGGCCCTTGTTCCCTGTCCTCAGGCCCAGGGCCAGCGTCTCAGGCTATCAGCCGGCTGCCTGCCCACCCTCAGCACCCCTCTGGGACTTGCCATGAGGGAGGAGGCCAGACCAGGCCCCTGGAGGGAGCCTGCTCCACTGACGCCAATCCCAGGGAGTAGGAACAAGCCAGGTCAGcatgtttcttcttcctctcacTCTCCAAGCGAGACTGCCCCGTGGGGTCTGGGTCTGGGCTGACAGGGCTGGGGGATGTAATGTTCTACAGCACCACCGCCTGGCTCTCTCTTAGTCCTAACTGGGCTCCTGCAGAGGCCCAGCTCAGGGCGGAATCCAGGGTGCGCGGCCCACAAAGCTGGCACTGAGCATGCTCCACTGCATCCTTTCTCCAGTCCCTCTGTGAACAGCCCCAGCAGCAGGTGGCACACACAGCAGCTGCAAGCCCTGGCCATTCCTGTGATGGCTGTGGGCTAGGCTTAGAGTCCTAGGGGCTGACTATGCAGAGACCTGGGCATTCAGAGCTGGCAGGGCCCATAGCGGATATCCTTGTTTTGGTGCGGGACTCACTGTGACTAGGAGTCCGGGGACAGTGGCTGGTCACATGGCAGCCTCATGGCAGGCTCGATGCTCATGGCAGGACATCTACAGGTGCTGTCAGAGTGGGGTTCTGGGCAGCCGTGGGGTAGAGGCTGCAAGTGGCAAACTCCAGCCCAGCAATGAGGAGGGCCTTGCTTATGACCCCAGCTGTTGTGGGTGGAAGCAGTGAGCACCTGTCCCCAAGGGTGTCTGTACAGGATGCAGACTGGTGGACAGAAGGGGGCTCTAGCCAAGGGCAGCTCTCTTCTGGCCCAGGAACTCAGAGACTGGGAGTTTGGTTCCGTTAGTGGATTTCTCAGAACAGTTTGTGTCCCACAGGGTCCCCATATGACTTCTGCCCAGCTAGTCT encodes:
- the LOC111530548 gene encoding leucine-rich repeat-containing protein 75B isoform X2; its protein translation is MAPLPKALRWTGGAPVHHGDTALPWDYELWKSSEKICRQLIYHLTPHSKQQQVSSLRQRKTQSCLKSSLQKTPLAEETVDLSGIPLSVRDVQHITHYVSSHGAVLAVLDLSFTGLSDELLHLLLPSQWALPRLTQLLLNGNRLTRAAARKLTDAIKDTTKFPALAWVDLGNNVDVASLPQPLLVGLRRRLSQRTSLPTIYEGLDLESEGGAAGTTTPASTWDSTAAGLGPEPQVCCAR
- the LOC111530548 gene encoding leucine-rich repeat-containing protein 75B isoform X1 — its product is MVTLPSHGTTSSGSPRRRSADSSSTTSPLTRSSSKCPASARGRPRAGNCLWSLGALPGCLVHPCLPPSHSLKSSLQKTPLAEETVDLSGIPLSVRDVQHITHYVSSHGAVLAVLDLSFTGLSDELLHLLLPSQWALPRLTQLLLNGNRLTRAAARKLTDAIKDTTKFPALAWVDLGNNVDVASLPQPLLVGLRRRLSQRTSLPTIYEGLDLESEGGAAGTTTPASTWDSTAAGLGPEPQVCCAR